The genomic segment GTACACTGGCAGGGTGTGTGCCGGTGTGACCAACAGGAAGCCGAAACAGCTTCCGGCCTGATGCGGCGCCGTGAAAAGTACCGGATGAGGGGGACAGCGGCATGACGGAACTTGTCCTGGCACGCGCACAGATGGCGATGCTGTTCGCCTTCCACATTCTCTTCGCGGTGGCAGGGATGGGGATGCCCGTCCTCATGGTGATCGCCGAGCGGGCGCATCTTCGGACAGGGCATCCCGTCTACGCCGAGCTGGCGCGGCGATGGGCGAAGGGGACATCGGTCCTCTTCGCGGTGGGCGCGGTCTCCGGCACCGTCCTGTCCTTCGAGCTGGGGCTGTTGTGGCCGAGGTTCATGGCGTTCGCCGGCGGGGTCATCGGGCTCCCCTTCGCCCTGGAGGGATTCGCCTTCTTCACCGAGGCGATCTTCCTCGGCATCTACCTGTACGGCTGGGACCGCGTATCCCCGCGCCTCCACCTCGCATCCGGCGTTCTCGTTGCCCTCGGGGGGATCCTCTCCGGGGTCTTCGTCGTGACCGCCAACGCCTGGATGAACAGTCCGGCGGGCTTTGCCATTGTGGACGGGAGGCCGGTCGACGTCTCCCCCCTCGCGGCGATGCTGAACCCGGCCTCGGCCACCGAGACGATCCACATGACCCTCGCCGCCTTCGCCGCGTCCGGATTCGCGGTCGCGGGGATCCATGCGTTCCTTCTTCTCAGGGACCGGGAGAACCTGTTCCATCGGAAGGCCCTGGAGATCGCCCTGGCGGTCGGGTGCGCCGCCGCGGTGCTCCAGCCGCTCAGCGGCGACATGAACGCGCGCTTCGTTGCGCGGAATCAACCGGTGAAGCTCGCCGCCCTGGAAGGGCAGTTCGAGACCGAGCGCGGGGCGCCGCTTCGGATCGGGGGAATCCCCGACGTCGCATCGCGGACCACCCGGTATGCGATCGAGGTCCCGAAAGGCTTGAGCTTGCTGGCCTACCACGATCCCGACGCCCGGGTGCAGGGGCTCTCCGACTTTCCCCGCGACGAATGGCCCGACCCCGTCCCGGTGCACCTCGCCTTCCAGGTGATGGTGGCCGGCGGCACGGCCATGGCTCTCCTCTCCGTCGCAGCGGCCTGGCTTTTCTGGAGGAAACGGGAGGCTCTCTTCGGCCGCCGGTTCCTGATCGCCGTCGCCCTCTGCGGACCGGTCGGACTCCTCTGCGTGGAAGCGGGATGGATGGTCACCGAAATGGGCCGCCAGCCCTGGGCGATCCGCGGCGTCATGAGGACGGCGGAGGCGGTGACCCCCGTCGGGGGCCTTCTCCTCCCCTTTGCCTTCTTCTCGCTTCTTTACCTCGGCCTGGGAGCGGCATCGATCTGGCTGCTGCGGCGGGAAGTCTCGGCGAGCCCCTTCTTCCCCGCCGACGACGATGCGGTGTATATCCCCGACCCCGAAGGAAAGGAGTAAGCCATGCCGGATCCCGCGACGCTGGCGGCCGGATGCGTCCTGGGCTCCCTCGTTCTCTATGCGCTCTTCGGGGGGGCCGATTTCGGAGGAGGCTTCTGGGACCTCCTGGCGCGAGGTCCGCGCGCGGCGGACCGCCGCAGGCTGATCGCCAACGCCATCGGCCCCGTATGGGAGACCAACCACGTATGGATCATCCTGGCCATCGTGGTCCTCTTCACGGCGTTTCCCGAGGCGTTTGCCGTCGTCTGCACGGCGCTTTTCATCCCGGTGACGATCGTTCTCGCCGGGATCGTCCTCCGGGGGGCGGCGTTCGCCTTCCACGCCTATCGCCTCCACGAGGAACGGGGGGCGGGGTGG from the bacterium genome contains:
- a CDS encoding cytochrome ubiquinol oxidase subunit I, whose amino-acid sequence is MTELVLARAQMAMLFAFHILFAVAGMGMPVLMVIAERAHLRTGHPVYAELARRWAKGTSVLFAVGAVSGTVLSFELGLLWPRFMAFAGGVIGLPFALEGFAFFTEAIFLGIYLYGWDRVSPRLHLASGVLVALGGILSGVFVVTANAWMNSPAGFAIVDGRPVDVSPLAAMLNPASATETIHMTLAAFAASGFAVAGIHAFLLLRDRENLFHRKALEIALAVGCAAAVLQPLSGDMNARFVARNQPVKLAALEGQFETERGAPLRIGGIPDVASRTTRYAIEVPKGLSLLAYHDPDARVQGLSDFPRDEWPDPVPVHLAFQVMVAGGTAMALLSVAAAWLFWRKREALFGRRFLIAVALCGPVGLLCVEAGWMVTEMGRQPWAIRGVMRTAEAVTPVGGLLLPFAFFSLLYLGLGAASIWLLRREVSASPFFPADDDAVYIPDPEGKE